A DNA window from Thiothrix subterranea contains the following coding sequences:
- the dapA gene encoding 4-hydroxy-tetrahydrodipicolinate synthase: protein MFRGSMVALITPMKANGDVDEAALEALVAFHLENGTDAIVAVGTTGESATLNYKEHRHVMKRVIDLVAGKIPVIAGTGSNSTAEAIEMTEIAMQDGADACLLVTPYYNKPTQEGLYQHYKLIAERVAIPQILYNVPGRTSCDMLPETVERLAAIPNIVGIKEATGNLERAADILQRCGDRMDLYSGDDATAMELILMGGKGDISVTANVAPKAMHEMCAAALAGDRETASRINATLAALHTDLFLEPNPMPVKWALAQMGFGDERGIRLPLVPCSEAIKPQVLAAMRQAGIEC from the coding sequence ATGTTTCGCGGCAGTATGGTGGCACTCATAACCCCGATGAAAGCCAATGGGGACGTGGATGAGGCGGCGTTGGAAGCGCTGGTGGCGTTCCATTTGGAAAACGGCACCGACGCTATTGTGGCAGTCGGCACAACCGGCGAATCGGCAACCTTGAATTACAAGGAACACCGGCATGTCATGAAACGTGTGATTGATTTGGTGGCGGGTAAAATTCCGGTCATCGCAGGCACTGGCTCGAATAGTACCGCCGAAGCGATTGAAATGACCGAAATCGCCATGCAGGACGGCGCGGATGCTTGCTTGCTGGTGACGCCTTACTACAATAAGCCGACGCAAGAAGGCTTGTATCAGCATTATAAGTTGATTGCAGAACGGGTAGCTATTCCCCAAATTCTTTACAATGTACCGGGGCGCACGTCATGTGACATGTTACCTGAAACGGTTGAGCGTTTGGCGGCGATCCCTAATATCGTCGGCATTAAAGAAGCCACCGGTAATCTGGAACGTGCTGCTGACATTTTACAGCGTTGTGGCGACCGTATGGATTTGTACAGTGGCGATGACGCGACGGCCATGGAATTGATTCTGATGGGCGGCAAAGGTGATATTTCCGTCACTGCCAACGTTGCGCCTAAGGCGATGCATGAAATGTGCGCTGCCGCTTTAGCGGGTGATCGGGAAACGGCGAGCCGTATCAATGCTACACTTGCAGCATTGCATACCGATTTGTTCCTTGAACCTAACCCGATGCCGGTAAAATGGGCGTTGGCGCAGATGGGTTTTGGGGATGAGCGCGGCATACGTTTACCGCTTGTCCCGTGTTCTGAGGCTATTAAGCCCCAAGTGCTGGCAGCCATGCGTCAAGCCGGTATTGAGTGTTAG
- the bamC gene encoding outer membrane protein assembly factor BamC has protein sequence MNILPLSRSVVVIGSALILSACSGLNIDSVGDRVDYKNNKSVNSLEVPPDLNAPDYDPTYATIPGGSVSAAALARGEAQQGNAVVLPTNAAIQLMREGNVRWLQVNAPAEAVWPKLHEFWRAMGVAVKRDEPRVGIMETDWAENKAEIPLDFIRKTIGKALEGMYDAGSRDRFKIRLERPAAQATNIYLSHERAEESVSGTGVKWQYAPARPELEAEMLNRLMVFLQGGNATANAQPVAESKLTAVQVAMTQLEGGQPGLVVGGAANDVWIRTGVMLGRIGMSIEGQQRANGVYLASYDGDNKDNKQGFFSRLLKSDKDMLKVGGKYQVQISDAGNRSLITVGDADGSPLKPAVATELLERLKSEFER, from the coding sequence ATGAATATACTTCCTCTGTCACGTTCAGTGGTGGTTATCGGTTCAGCACTGATACTGTCTGCTTGCTCCGGCTTGAACATTGATTCAGTCGGTGATCGGGTGGATTACAAAAACAATAAAAGCGTTAATTCGCTAGAAGTTCCCCCGGATTTGAATGCGCCTGACTATGACCCGACTTATGCCACCATTCCCGGTGGTTCGGTGAGTGCGGCGGCGTTGGCTCGCGGTGAGGCGCAACAAGGTAATGCGGTGGTGTTGCCGACCAATGCCGCTATCCAGCTTATGCGTGAAGGCAATGTGCGTTGGCTACAGGTCAATGCTCCCGCTGAAGCGGTCTGGCCGAAATTGCACGAGTTTTGGCGGGCAATGGGTGTGGCTGTTAAGCGTGATGAGCCGCGTGTTGGTATCATGGAAACCGATTGGGCGGAAAACAAAGCTGAAATTCCATTGGATTTCATCCGTAAAACCATCGGCAAGGCGCTTGAAGGCATGTATGACGCGGGTAGCCGTGATCGCTTTAAAATTCGGTTGGAACGTCCTGCTGCTCAAGCGACCAATATCTACCTTAGTCATGAGCGTGCGGAAGAATCCGTCAGTGGCACTGGGGTAAAATGGCAATACGCGCCAGCAAGACCTGAGTTGGAAGCAGAAATGCTGAACCGTTTGATGGTTTTCCTGCAAGGTGGTAATGCCACTGCTAACGCTCAGCCTGTAGCAGAATCGAAGTTGACCGCTGTGCAAGTCGCCATGACGCAATTGGAAGGCGGGCAACCCGGTTTGGTAGTGGGTGGTGCGGCTAATGATGTCTGGATTCGTACCGGCGTGATGCTGGGGCGGATTGGCATGAGCATCGAAGGGCAGCAGCGTGCAAATGGTGTTTACCTTGCCAGTTACGACGGTGATAACAAAGATAACAAGCAAGGTTTCTTTAGCCGTTTGCTCAAGTCCGATAAAGACATGTTGAAAGTTGGTGGCAAATACCAGGTACAAATCTCTGATGCGGGCAATCGTAGCTTGATTACGGTTGGCGATGCTGATGGCAGCCCATTGAAACCAGCAGTAGCCACCGAACTGCTGGAGCGCCTCAAGTCTGAATTTGAGCGCTAA
- a CDS encoding MBL fold metallo-hydrolase — MLRFASLGSGSKGNGTLIESGKTRILLDCGFTLGETERRLHRLGCPPQSLTAILITHEHGDHAAGVGRLSRRYNIPVWLTVGTYHAMRDVKFAQTHYINVHQALEIQDLQITPFPVPHDAREPCQFVFSNGNHKLGILTDVGSHTPLILQMLQRLDALMLECNYDAVMLANGVYPPSLKARVAGRYGHLDNKQSTYLLEQLDLSQLQHLVGMHLSENNNLPNYAYQALCAGAGCEQGWIQLANQTDGIDWLDIR, encoded by the coding sequence ATGCTGCGGTTTGCTTCCCTCGGTAGCGGTAGCAAAGGCAACGGTACACTCATCGAGTCCGGCAAAACTCGTATTTTGCTGGACTGTGGTTTTACCTTAGGTGAAACCGAGCGGCGTTTACACCGTCTTGGTTGCCCGCCTCAATCTCTCACGGCAATTCTCATTACTCACGAACACGGCGACCATGCCGCTGGTGTGGGAAGGCTCTCGCGCCGCTACAACATTCCTGTATGGTTGACGGTTGGCACTTATCATGCGATGCGTGATGTTAAGTTTGCTCAAACGCATTACATCAATGTCCACCAGGCGTTGGAAATTCAAGATTTGCAGATCACGCCTTTCCCCGTTCCTCACGATGCCCGCGAACCATGTCAATTTGTGTTTAGCAATGGCAATCATAAATTAGGCATTTTGACCGATGTCGGTAGCCATACCCCGTTAATTTTACAAATGTTGCAGCGCTTGGATGCACTTATGCTGGAGTGCAATTACGACGCCGTTATGTTGGCGAATGGTGTTTACCCACCATCACTTAAGGCACGGGTTGCCGGGCGTTACGGTCATTTGGATAATAAACAGTCTACTTATCTGCTGGAGCAATTGGATCTTAGTCAGTTGCAGCACCTTGTTGGAATGCATCTCAGCGAGAATAACAATTTGCCGAATTACGCCTACCAAGCATTGTGTGCTGGAGCGGGATGTGAGCAAGGCTGGATTCAGCTTGCAAATCAAACGGATGGGATAGATTGGTTGGATATTCGCTAA